TGACGGTGAAACTCCAGCCGAGGCGCTTGCACCAGCCGGCCAGTTCCTGGCGGCGGGCGGTGTAGAGCAGGCGGTATTCGTCCTTAAGTGTCTCGGCGCGGCCGGCGGTCAGCTTGTCGCCGGTCTCGGGATCGGTGAATTCGGTGCGGCCGGCATAGGGAAAGGTCTCCTCGGCCGGGTCGGCGACCTCGATCAGATGCGCGCGCACGCCGTGGCGTGCGAGCACGTCGAGCCATGCCACCGTCTTCTCGACCGGATCGAGGAAATCGCTGACGATGACGATGTCGCAGAAGCGGCGGATGGCCGAGAAATCAGGCTTGGCGGGCAGCTCGCCGGCATGGCTGAGCTGGGCCGCGATGCGTTCGGCGCCATTGCGGGCGGTGAACGGGTCGGTGAGGCCCGGCCAGGCGATGCGCTCGCCGCTGCGCGACAGAAGCTCGGCCAGGGCAAGCGCCAGCACCAGCGCGCGCGACTCCTTGGAAACGCCGGCCCCCGCCGACTTGTAGAGCATGGAGGGGGAGGGGTCGGACCAGAGCCAGACGGTATGAGCCGCCTCCCACTCGCGGTCGCGCACGTAGGTGTGGTCGTCACGCGCCGAGCGGCGCCAGTCGATGCGCGAGGAATCGCCCTCGACATAGGGGCGGAACTGCCAGAAATTCTCGCCGATGCCGCGCTTGCGGCGGCCGTGCCAGCCGGCGATCACCGTGTTGACGATGCGGCGCGCCTCGACCAGCAGGTCCGGCACCAAAGAGGCCCGCAGCCGGCCACGGGCGAGCGCGTCGCGCGTCGCAACCGGTGCCTGGACCTCGCCTATTCGACCCATCAGATGCCTTTTGCCAGTTTCGCCACCACGTCGCGCACAGAGGTGCCTTCGGCGCGGGCAGCGAAAGTCAGCGCCATACGATGCTGCAGCACCGGCTCGGCCAACGCACGGATATCGTCGACCGACGGCGCCAATCTTCCATCATATAGGGCGCGCGCCCGGGCGCACAGTGTCAGCGCCTGGCTCGCGCGGGGACCCGGACCCCAGGCGACGTGCTTGTCGGTGTCGGCATCGCCCTGACCCGGGCGGGCCGAGCGCACCAGCCTGAGGATCGCCTCGACGACGCTTTCCGGCACCGGCATGCGGCGGATCAGCGTCTGGATTTCCTTCAGCCTGGACGGCTGCAGAACGTTGTCGGCCTTGGCCTCCTCGACACCGGTGGTTTCGAGCAGGATGCGGCGTTCGGCCTCGATATCCGGGTAAAGGATGTCGACCTGCATCAGGAAGCGGTCGAGCTGCGCCTCCGGCAGCGGATAGGTGCCTTCCTGCTCCAACGGGTTCTGTGTCGCCAGCACATGGAAGGGCGAAGGCAGATCGTAGCGGGCGCCGGCGATGGTGACGTGGTATTCCTGCATCGACTGCAGCAGCGCGGACTGGGTGCGCGGCGAGGCGCGGTTGATCTCGTCCGCCATCAGAAGCTGGGTGAAGATCGGCCCGGAAATGAAGCGGAAGGAGCGCTTGCCGAACTCGTCCTGCTCCATCACTTCCGAGCCGAGGATATCGGACGGCATCAGGTCGGGCGTGAACTGGACGCGGCGGGAATCGAGGCCAAGCACGATGCCAAGCGTCTCGACGAGCTTGGTCTTGGCGAGGCCCGGCACACCGACGAGCAGCGCGTGGCCGCCGGCAAGCAGCGCCACCAGCGTGCGCTCGACGACGGCTTCCTGGCCGAAAATCACGCGGCCTACGGCGTCGCGGACCTTCGAGATGTCGGCCAGCGCCTTCTCGGCTTCCTCGATCATCGCCTTGTCGCTCAACGGACTTTCCTTGATCATCACGCTCATGCCGTTCGATCCTTGTGGTTGGAAACACCGGCCTGCACTCTCAAAGTCGCAGAATGCTGCGATTCGGCCTCGCCTGGCGCCTGCGATTGAACTTAAATCACAGACTTAGGCTGACAAGCGAAACAACAGTGACTATTTCGTGACCATGACCGATCATTCCGGACATAGCGAGCAGAGCCTGACCGGCGCCACGGAGGCGCGTGGGCTGGAAGCGCTGATCTCGCGAGCGGCGCGAGCCGGCAAGGGACCAGCCCCCGTGGAACGCTGGAATCCGGACTTCTGCGGCGATCTCGACATGGAGATCAAGGCCGACGGAACTTGGTTCTATCTCGGCACGCCGATCGGGCGCATGCCGCTGGTGCAGCTGTTTTCCAGCGTCTTGCGCAAGGACGCCGACGGCAAGACCTATCTGGTGACACCGGTGGAGCGAGTGGGGATCCGCGTCGCCGACGCGCCCTTCGTCGCCGTCGAGATGAACGTGTCGGGGAGAGGCGACGAGCAGGTCATCACCTTCCGCACCAATGTCGGCGACGTCGTCACCGCCGGGCCAGGCCATCCGCTTCGCTTCGTCGACGAGGACGCGACCGGTGGGCTCAAACCCTATGTGCTGGTGCGTGGGAGGCTGGAGGCCTTGGTGGCGCGACCGGTGATGTATGAGCTGGTCGAACATGGCGAAAAGATCGATATCGACGGCAAGGCGATGTTCGCCGTCCGCTCCGGTGGCGAGGTCTATCCGATCATGCCGGCCGAAAAACTCGAGCGGCTCAGCGCGTGATGGACCAGGTGTCGCCTGTGCCGTTCTCTATCGCGGATTTTCGCGCCCGTGCCGCGGCGCAGGCAAAGGTGCTACCGGGCGACGAGTTCGGCGATCACCGCTTCAATCCCGGCCACCCTAGATTGAAGCACATGAAGCCGCTGCGCGACGCCGCAGTGCTGATCCCGGTCATCGATCACGCCGATGGCGCGACCGTGCTGCTTACCAAGCGCGCCGAGAGACTGCGCAGCCATTCCGGCCAGGTGGCTTTTCCCGGCGGCACCATCGATCCGACCGATCCTGGCCCCGAGGCCACCGCGCTGCGCGAGACATTCGAGGAGATCGGCCTCGACCGCGGCCACATCGAAATCATCGGCCGGATGCCCGACTATATCTCGGGCAGCGGCTATCGCATCGTGCCGGTGCTTTCCGTGGTGCGGCCGGGCTTTTCGCTGACGCTCAATGCCGACGAGGTCGACGCCGCCTTCGAAGTGCCGCTGCGCTTCCTGATGGACCCCGTCAACCACGCGCGCGACAGCCGCATGTGGAACGACCTCGAATGGTTCTTCTACGAGATGCCCTATGGCGGACAGCGCATCTGGGGCGTCACCGCCGGCATCATCCGCACGCTCTATGAAAGGCTCTATGCGTGAGCGCCGAGGTGTCTCTAACAGGCCGCGCCGACTGGCTCGGCGAAAAGCATCTGCAGAAGCTGCTTGCCGCGCTGAAGGAGGGCGGCGAGGAGGCGCGCGTGGCCGGCGGGGCGGTGCGCAATGCGCTGATCGGCCAGCCGGTCGCCGATATCGACGTCGCCGCGACGACCCTGCCAGAGGAAACGGTCCGCCGCGCCGAGGCTGCCGGCTTCAAGACGGTGCCGACGGGGATCGAGCATGGCACCGTCACGGCGATCGCCGGCGGCAAGGTCTATGAGGTCACGACGCTCAGGGCCGATATCGAGACCGACGGCCGGCGGGCGAAAGTGACCTTCGGGCGTGACTGGAAGCTTGACGCCGAACGGCGCGACTTCACCATCAACGCGCTCTATGCCGAGGCCGACGGGACGGTCGTCGACCTTGTCGGCGGCGTCGCCGACATCGAGGCACGGCGGCTGCGCTTCATCGGCGAGGCGGAAGCGCGTATCCGCGAGGACTATCTGCGCATCCTGCGCTTCTTCCGCTTCTTTGCCTGGTATGGCGACGGCCGGCCCGATGCCGAGGGCTTGAAGGCCTGCGCCAGGCTGAAGGACGGGCTCGGCAGGCTTTCGGCCGAGCGCGTCTGGTCCGAATTGAAGAAGCTGCTTTCGGCACCCGATCCCTCGCGCGCCCTGCTGTGGATGCGCCAGGCCGGCGTTCTCACCGCCGTGCTGCCGGAGAGCGAGAAGTGGGGCATCGACGCCATCCACGGGCTGGTCAGGACCGAAAAGGATCTCGGCTGGGCAGCCGATCCGCTGCTCAGACTGGAGGCAATGGTTCCACCGGATGCCGCGCGCATGAAGATACTTGCCGAAAGGCTGAGATTTTCGACCGGCGAGGGCGAACGGCTCAAACAATGGGCGCTGACGGCTTCGCCGGAGCCCAAGACCACCGAGACGGAACTTTCGAAAAAGCTCTATTTCGGTGATCGCCAAGGCTTCCTCGATCGGCTGCGGCTCGCTCTCGCCGCCGCGCGGACGCGCGCCGTCGAGGACAATCAGGCCATGGTGGAAGCCGGCGGCTTCTCGCGCCTGCTCGGCTTCGCCCTGAAATGGGAAAGGCCGACCTTTCCGATCAAGGGCGCCGACCTGACCGAACTCGGCGCGTCGCCCGGCCCGAAGCTTGGCGCCACGCTGAAAGAACTCGAGAAGGAATGGGCGGATTCCGGGTTCATCCTGGATCGCGGCGCGCTGCTCGAACGCGCCGCGAAGGCTCTCGAGGGTTAAATCGATCGGCCGGTCGATCGGTGCCGTTCAATGGATCGCCACAGGGGCCAGGGCGCGCGACAGGCTTGCCTCGCCCTTGCCGTAGACGGCTGGGTTGTAATTGACCAGCGTGTCGGTGCGGGCCGTGTTGAGCAGGTCGTTGGTGATCTGAACCGGTGTCGCGCTGGTGAATTTGCTGCCGATGATCGCGGCGTATCCCGAGATGATGGGCGCAGCGAAGGACGTGCCGTAAAGGCCGGTCTTATTTCCTTCGACGCCGACCACGAGGAAGTGGCTCTGCACGGCGGTGTTGGAGCCGGCATAGTTCGAATACCAGGCAAGCTGAGCCTTGTTGGCTGTCGTGCCGTTTGTCGACAGCGCGCCGACAAAGATCGCTGTCGGTTTGCCGATCAGGGCGAGATCGAGATAATCCTGCTGGCCGCCCGTGACGCCGCCGACGGCGACGGAGTCGTTGCCGGCCGCCTTCGAGACAATGGCCGATCCCTTGGTGGCGTAGGAGATGATCGAGGACTCCTCCGGTGCCCAGCCGATCTGGTTCACGCCGTAGCCGGCGCTGGCATACATGCCGTAACTGAGGTTGAGCACGTTGCGGCCAGCCGCCAGCGGGACGGTCGAGCCCGTCGAAAAGTCCTTGGAGCGGATGGTCGCTGCAGGCGCGATCATGCTGGCTTCCTCGCGCGTCCATTCGCCGTGCCGCAGGGTCTGCACGCCGATGCCGAAATTACCGGAGAAGCGGGATGAGCTGCTGAAGTCGTCGACGATGGTGATGGTGACGCCCTGGCCCTTGTAGCCGGCGGCCCATGCGGCGCCGACATCGGCGCTCATCCAGCTCTGTACCGCCTGAGTCGTTGCCTTCACGACCGGGATCTTTGCGCTTACGCATATGGACCCGCCGCCGTGGCACAGCGCAGCCGTCTCTTCCGCGTCGGGAGCTTCCTGCGCTGACGCCATCGATGCCGGCAGAAGGACGAGAGCCGCGGCAATGCCGAATTTCCAGAAATTACCAGACATGGTCTTACTCCCGGTCAGACAGAAACGAGGATGGCAGGAACGAGAACGGACGGTCGCCAAGTTCGGGAGCAGGAAGATTTCTCATGCACGGCATCCCGGCGATCAGAAAGTAACACGGTAGTTGAGCCACAGGCGCAGCCTTTCGGGTGTAGCGTTAACCAGATATTTCAGCGTTTCCTCAGGCGCCGTCTCGCCGGCCGCGAGCCGGCAGTTGACGCTGTAGGTGCCCAGGTCCCCGTAGTCGGCCACGCAAGGCCTTTCGGTCAGCTTGCCGCCGAAGGTCGAGGTAACAGAAAGGGACAGCGTGCTGTTCAGGCTCGGATGAGTCTGGGTGAGAAAACCGAGTTTGAGGCTCGGCGCTATGCGGTATTTCTTCGCTTGTTCGCCGGTCCCAAAGCCCCACAGAATGCCGCTGTTTTCGGTAAGCTGCGTCAGAAAATCGACATGCATGTCGACCCAATTGGCATGGTACCACCGATTGAACGAGACCCAGCTTCCGTCTTGCAGGTCGTAGCCGCCATTGCCGAGCCCTCTCGCGCGCTCACTGAGCGGCGAGCCCTGGTGGATATCGACGAGCGACGTGGTCATTTCCTGAGCGGCCGCCGGTGATGCGCCGAGGAACGCGCAAAACAGAAGCGCCGC
The window above is part of the Mesorhizobium sp. WSM4904 genome. Proteins encoded here:
- a CDS encoding S8 family serine peptidase, which codes for MSGNFWKFGIAAALVLLPASMASAQEAPDAEETAALCHGGGSICVSAKIPVVKATTQAVQSWMSADVGAAWAAGYKGQGVTITIVDDFSSSSRFSGNFGIGVQTLRHGEWTREEASMIAPAATIRSKDFSTGSTVPLAAGRNVLNLSYGMYASAGYGVNQIGWAPEESSIISYATKGSAIVSKAAGNDSVAVGGVTGGQQDYLDLALIGKPTAIFVGALSTNGTTANKAQLAWYSNYAGSNTAVQSHFLVVGVEGNKTGLYGTSFAAPIISGYAAIIGSKFTSATPVQITNDLLNTARTDTLVNYNPAVYGKGEASLSRALAPVAIH
- a CDS encoding DUF1285 domain-containing protein, producing MTDHSGHSEQSLTGATEARGLEALISRAARAGKGPAPVERWNPDFCGDLDMEIKADGTWFYLGTPIGRMPLVQLFSSVLRKDADGKTYLVTPVERVGIRVADAPFVAVEMNVSGRGDEQVITFRTNVGDVVTAGPGHPLRFVDEDATGGLKPYVLVRGRLEALVARPVMYELVEHGEKIDIDGKAMFAVRSGGEVYPIMPAEKLERLSA
- a CDS encoding MoxR family ATPase — its product is MSVMIKESPLSDKAMIEEAEKALADISKVRDAVGRVIFGQEAVVERTLVALLAGGHALLVGVPGLAKTKLVETLGIVLGLDSRRVQFTPDLMPSDILGSEVMEQDEFGKRSFRFISGPIFTQLLMADEINRASPRTQSALLQSMQEYHVTIAGARYDLPSPFHVLATQNPLEQEGTYPLPEAQLDRFLMQVDILYPDIEAERRILLETTGVEEAKADNVLQPSRLKEIQTLIRRMPVPESVVEAILRLVRSARPGQGDADTDKHVAWGPGPRASQALTLCARARALYDGRLAPSVDDIRALAEPVLQHRMALTFAARAEGTSVRDVVAKLAKGI
- a CDS encoding CCA tRNA nucleotidyltransferase; its protein translation is MSAEVSLTGRADWLGEKHLQKLLAALKEGGEEARVAGGAVRNALIGQPVADIDVAATTLPEETVRRAEAAGFKTVPTGIEHGTVTAIAGGKVYEVTTLRADIETDGRRAKVTFGRDWKLDAERRDFTINALYAEADGTVVDLVGGVADIEARRLRFIGEAEARIREDYLRILRFFRFFAWYGDGRPDAEGLKACARLKDGLGRLSAERVWSELKKLLSAPDPSRALLWMRQAGVLTAVLPESEKWGIDAIHGLVRTEKDLGWAADPLLRLEAMVPPDAARMKILAERLRFSTGEGERLKQWALTASPEPKTTETELSKKLYFGDRQGFLDRLRLALAAARTRAVEDNQAMVEAGGFSRLLGFALKWERPTFPIKGADLTELGASPGPKLGATLKELEKEWADSGFILDRGALLERAAKALEG
- a CDS encoding CoA pyrophosphatase codes for the protein MDQVSPVPFSIADFRARAAAQAKVLPGDEFGDHRFNPGHPRLKHMKPLRDAAVLIPVIDHADGATVLLTKRAERLRSHSGQVAFPGGTIDPTDPGPEATALRETFEEIGLDRGHIEIIGRMPDYISGSGYRIVPVLSVVRPGFSLTLNADEVDAAFEVPLRFLMDPVNHARDSRMWNDLEWFFYEMPYGGQRIWGVTAGIIRTLYERLYA
- a CDS encoding DUF58 domain-containing protein → MGRIGEVQAPVATRDALARGRLRASLVPDLLVEARRIVNTVIAGWHGRRKRGIGENFWQFRPYVEGDSSRIDWRRSARDDHTYVRDREWEAAHTVWLWSDPSPSMLYKSAGAGVSKESRALVLALALAELLSRSGERIAWPGLTDPFTARNGAERIAAQLSHAGELPAKPDFSAIRRFCDIVIVSDFLDPVEKTVAWLDVLARHGVRAHLIEVADPAEETFPYAGRTEFTDPETGDKLTAGRAETLKDEYRLLYTARRQELAGWCKRLGWSFTVNHTDRLASEALVRVHMAMTADSSRPGLIVGGSRAGLTAGGGYTGLTASGGHAGKAVG